One genomic segment of Erythrolamprus reginae isolate rEryReg1 chromosome 2, rEryReg1.hap1, whole genome shotgun sequence includes these proteins:
- the MLF2 gene encoding myeloid leukemia factor 2 — MFRFMRDGEPEDPMFMMDPLAIHQQHVNRVLSGGFGYSPFLSIGNGTVPGSRQVSRRMQPGTVSPFGMLGMAGGFMDMFGMMNDMIGNMEHMTSGSNCQTFTSSTVISYSNLGEGPKVYQETSETRSAPGGIRETRRTVRDSNSGLEQMSIGHHIRDRAHIMQRSRNHRTGDQEERQDYINLDENDAAAFDDEWRRETSRFRTQRGLDYRRHDGSSGRRIEGGRLAIQGPEDSPSRQSRRYDW, encoded by the exons ATGTTCCGGTTCATGAGAGATGGAGAGCCAGAGGATCCAATGTTTATGAT GGATCCTCTTGCCATCCATCAACAGCATGTGAATCGTGTGCTTTCAGGTGGATTTGGATATAGCCCTTTCCTCAGCATTGGCAATGGGACAGTACCCGGATCACGCCAAGTTAGTCGAAGAATGCAG CCTGGAACTGTTTCGCCCTTTGGGATGCTAGGAATG gcAGGTGGCTTTATGGACATGTTTGGAATGATGAATGACATGATTGGGAACATG gaGCACATGACAAGTGGTAGCAATTGCCAGACATTTACTTCTTCCACTGTCATATCCTACTCAAATCTGGGCGAGGGCCCTAAAGTGTATCAGGAGACCTCAGAGACACGTTCTGCACCCGGTGGG ATCCGGGAGACGCGGCGGACGGTACGAGATTCCAACAGTGGACTGGAGCAGATGTCAATTGGCCACCACATCAGAGACCGTGCACACATTATGCAGCGCTCGCGCAACCATCGCACAGGGGACCAGGAGGAGAGGCAAGACTACATCAATCTGGATGAGA ATGATGCGGCTGCCTTTGATGATGAATGGAGGCGAGAGACTTCCCGCTTCCGGACACAGAGGGGGCTGGATTATCGACGTCATGATGGAAGTAGTGGCCGAAGAATTGAAGGGGGTCGTCTCGCTATTCAGGGACCTGAGGATTCTCCAAGCAGACAGTCGCGTCGGTACGACTGGTGA